The following nucleotide sequence is from Mesobacillus jeotgali.
TATCCTAATTTAAAATCGGTTATTTCACTCTTCGGCTTGATCAATCCTTTTTTATATAGAGTTTCCAGTGCCCTTAGTGGCGGCAGCAATTCTTCTGCATCCGAGAGCTCACTGATGATCTCCACATACGTTTGCTTATACGAAGTCACTTCATTATTTTCATTGAAATAGAACGTCAATTTCGCATTGCTGTTATAGTAAAATGTCTTATTGTCATGTTCTTGGTAATAAGTGATCGTTTTTTCCTCATCATTCTTATTCCAGAACTTATACTGTTCACCAGCGAAAATATTCGTTTTTATAAAATCGGACAGCTCAGCCGGCTGGAACTTGCTCGTTAATTTAAACGGCTTTTCCAGCTTAGCTTCGATAGAAGTCCCATCCCCAAGGCTGACTGTCTGTCCTTTGATCTTTGCCATTTCCTCGGTTGTGAAAGTTTTTGTCCTGACACTCAGATACTGTTCTTTCTTTTTGATATCAGGAAGTTCAACATAGGTGATATCATCATTCTTCAGTTTTTCCTCCAGGGTCGCTTCCTTTGGGATCTCATACTGGGCAGCATCCCTCGTATTCATGAACTGATATACAAGATAGACATCGAGGACGAGGAACGTAAGAATAAAGATTGTCTTGATCCTACTCCAATCCATTATTCAATTCCTCCTCCCAGATCAGCTGCCTCCACTGCTGATCATATAAATAGAACCAGCCTGGCTCCAACAGGATCAAAGAATTTTCAGGTCCCTGGGTCATGTAATAGCCTGGCATAAGGTTTTGCAGCAGCTCCAGCTTAAAATCCTTCTTGCTTTGCAGGTATTCCAGCGCTTCATATCCAGACGGCAATGTCTTTGTAACGACTTCCGGATTCAACGGCAGCTCTAGATGGAATCCAGGGCGTACATATCTGCTGATTTCCGATTGTCTCCATTGTTGATAAATCTCGGACATTCCTATCTGGTTGAACACAGGATATCCTTCCTTGCTGTAAAGGCGGAATAGAACATTCTGGTTAAAATCATCCTTATAAACATAACGGTAAGTCTCCGTCCAGCCGCCATGACTATTCACGAACTCAATGCTTTTCTGTAAAACATTGTTCGTGCCGATAACCGAATCACCGGACCGGACCGGATTCACGTAGTTGATCATATTGGTTTGCGTATCCACGATCATTTTGCTGGCATCATCGGTGTATTCCTCCACGCCATCAACCATGCTGCGCTGTACAAAGCTCGGATCCGCGAATAGCGCATCCTTGAATTTTTCTGAATCCAATGGATTTTGGTAATAGGTATGCATCACCATATTCACTTCTTCGGTTGGCAGATAGATCTTCCTAATGTCTGAAACTGTATATAGGAAATATGGTGTCAGCCTTCTTGAAGAATCATAGTATTTTTTTGTAAAACTATTTATATAGGAAGGACTGACATTGCTGACATAGACTTCCTGGTTTTTTTGCGAGTAAAAATAGACAATCCCCTCTTGTTTCTGCTCTGTTTCTGAATTGATAATGATCCGGTCAAAATCAAACTTCGGGATATCCTTCTCGTCAATATTCAATACTCTTTTATAGAGTTCAATTGGTACTTCATCTGGAAAAATAATCTCGGTATTGTCTCCCTGGGCTATTTTTTCATTAAATTCACTGATCCGCCCGGGATACTGTTCCATATCAAAGTACTTCCATTTCGAAATGACACCAATGATATTATCAATATAGCCATTGTCTACAGAGCCAAACTGTTTACCGCCTGCATGATAAATAATCTGGTGCGGCTTAACGATTTTCTTAAGTTCCTTCTGTGTAGCAATATTGACTTCCTCAACTGTTTTTTGATTATTGACTAACTCATAATCCGGCTGGTAATTCCAAATATTCCAGGTTAAGAAACCACTCAGAGCAACGAGAAATGCTAAAATAACAGATTTTATATTTTCATATGTCATGACCAATCATCCTCTGCACTCCGGTCATAAGGAAGAGTAAATTGAACGGTTGTTCCTTTGCCTTCTACACTTTCCGCCCAAATTCTACCGCCATGGGCATTGACCATTTCCTTGGCAATTGCCAGTCCGAGACCTGTTCCCCCAAGTTTTCTGGTCCTGGCTTTATCGACACGGTAAAAACGGTCGAAAATTTTATCAAGATTATCTTTCGGGATGCCAACACCTTCGTCAGAGATGCTCGCAACAATCTGGTCATCCAGCTCTTTCACTCTGAATGTGATCGTCCCGCCCTCTGGAGAATACTTCATCGCATTAGAAATGATATTGTCGAGTACTTGCGTGATTTTATCTTCATCTATTTCTACGAAAATCGCATCCTC
It contains:
- a CDS encoding YycH family regulatory protein, producing the protein MTYENIKSVILAFLVALSGFLTWNIWNYQPDYELVNNQKTVEEVNIATQKELKKIVKPHQIIYHAGGKQFGSVDNGYIDNIIGVISKWKYFDMEQYPGRISEFNEKIAQGDNTEIIFPDEVPIELYKRVLNIDEKDIPKFDFDRIIINSETEQKQEGIVYFYSQKNQEVYVSNVSPSYINSFTKKYYDSSRRLTPYFLYTVSDIRKIYLPTEEVNMVMHTYYQNPLDSEKFKDALFADPSFVQRSMVDGVEEYTDDASKMIVDTQTNMINYVNPVRSGDSVIGTNNVLQKSIEFVNSHGGWTETYRYVYKDDFNQNVLFRLYSKEGYPVFNQIGMSEIYQQWRQSEISRYVRPGFHLELPLNPEVVTKTLPSGYEALEYLQSKKDFKLELLQNLMPGYYMTQGPENSLILLEPGWFYLYDQQWRQLIWEEELNNGLE
- a CDS encoding two-component system regulatory protein YycI; this translates as MDWSRIKTIFILTFLVLDVYLVYQFMNTRDAAQYEIPKEATLEEKLKNDDITYVELPDIKKKEQYLSVRTKTFTTEEMAKIKGQTVSLGDGTSIEAKLEKPFKLTSKFQPAELSDFIKTNIFAGEQYKFWNKNDEEKTITYYQEHDNKTFYYNSNAKLTFYFNENNEVTSYKQTYVEIISELSDAEELLPPLRALETLYKKGLIKPKSEITDFKLGYSTLVSLTASHVVTPTWRVEVNGKENLFVHAFEGRVIPLSDGENKMTE